From a single Ooceraea biroi isolate clonal line C1 chromosome 12, Obir_v5.4, whole genome shotgun sequence genomic region:
- the LOC105280498 gene encoding histone-lysine N-methyltransferase, H3 lysine-79 specific isoform X4, whose translation MELRLHSPAGAEPIVYQWPLTSGSGSDRHDGALDVIETMRWVCEDLPDLKLPLENNILCNYDPRDYESMKSLCDRFNRAIDSLVQLEKGTSLPSQRLNKRPSRGLLRHILQQTYNQAVVEPDKLNQYEPFSPEVYGETSYELVCQMIDQIDVTDDDVFVDLGSGVGQVVLQMAAATLCKICIGVERADVPSAYAQSMEVNFRKWLNWYGKRCGNYRLVKGDFLADEHRESITGATIVFVNNFAFGPTVDHQLKERFADLRDGARIVSSKSFCPLNFRITDRNLSDIGTIMHVSEMSPLKGSVSWTGKPVSYYLHVIDRTKLERYFHRLKNNKQGGLDENSDSVINNTASNSSKVSNRNERGDRAKRDLSRQLDSPSHSEQQGTNSESDLDDSAIKNRRQTNKMRRKFTRKATNGITRAPARGRQRGRGVKRARPKKAINISGLDLLHSQTLLSTSPQALGKKPPPAPGCVDQQLSSLSLSLQSHSTSVHEELSIPPAPSATPYALQILLDLYRDQFMLMLESMRTPTYKVSVNTDIAKERERNSRLQSRAAQLEKQIKVLIDDSVALLKARMTELGINATSPGDLLAKAKEIVLRHKQLQAKASKLQAQVASMESEQSRLVALRHQELQDKYNGHAGANGIPSPPQSLTQDYILKEISATLSQRKRLHSQVSKLEHELNVLERTSNEKQAIAIAQQQRDAIGSKHSQNPQSGKTATTRKSRESRSKEWPDVPDIGKIQENNPEILAQKILETGRQIEAGRKQPTNRQSTSGNSSSSRTRLPQASLSFSGTSASISSTQPIQAANKDVPSRTTSMQEPPRVANFEDRLKSIITSVLNEDQQNRNKQQQLQQPQVQLQTPVTAPSAESERKRSLQNVPTPDYTQVSPAKLALRRHLSQERISSSHLDRPGQTESRQSSSHDNRLVAGGSGLLGTRTIGDLVSGEIERTLEISNQSIINVDMSAIMRPETVYSPISRPASAEGDAGLSTLAHVASYVPTSSGASTSTPTTNSRSSVLFTPVTQSQRYTPVQLPRADIKPYHESYFSDNPSQSLASPYPATPSLHSSQNTSNGELLPVEGLAASLHARILNNHSNSGKAESALANNRRFQPYPRYTTNSNSNSNATSNAVTAICQSQPSVSVKTEAVVSSVSTSGAPLSPLVEPHSNTSTPLVDEPQMTTQRQRNAVGDDDGEADWQDRINSGFDRLVAFASTELDKRRRSTEGVNTSPDSGLGSDSAVTGPPPVVPSPDEALGPPRTPSPTSPRPANPSNSNPPSSASGASVPLKYQRQPDPERHHFKKKFFHRDWNNSASTSKFRPKGKDWDWNHSGQWPSNDEQS comes from the exons ATGGAGCTGCGTTTGCACTCACCAGCGGGAGCGGAACCGATAGTGTACCAGTGGCCTCTCACGTCCGGATCCGGATCT GACCGTCACGATGGAGCACTGGACGTTATCGAGACAATGCGATGGGTCTGCGAAGATCTGCCAGATCTAAAATTACCCTTGGAGAACAATATTCTTTGTAACTATGATCCGAGAGATTACGAAAGTATGAAAAGCCTGTGTGACAGATTCAACAGAGCTATCGATAGCTTAGTGCAATTG GAGAAAGGCACTAGTTTACCATCGCAGAGATTAAATAAGAGACCTAGTAGAGGTTTACTTCGTCATATACTCCAACAAACTTATAATCAAGCAGTGGTCGAACCAGACAAGTTAAATCAATACGAGCCATTTTCACCGGAGGTTTATGGCGAAACGAGTTACGAGCTTGTATGTCAGATGATCGACCAAATCGATGTGACGGATGACGATGTTTTTGTTGATCTAGGCTCAGGAGTTGGTCAAGTGGTGCTTCagatggcagctgcaactttaTGTAAGATTTGCATTGGCGTTGAGAGAGCTGATGTGCCATCAGCATATGCACAG AGTATGGAAGTGAACTTTCGAAAGTGGCTGAACTGGTATGGGAAACGATGTGGGAACTACCGTCTGGTAAAGGGTGACTTCTTAGCAGACGAACATCGCGAAAGTATCACTGGAGCTACGATAGTATTCgtgaataattttgcatttggTCCGACAGTGGATCATCAATTAAAGGAACGCTTCGCCGATTTACGGGACGGCGCGCGTATAGTATCGTCGAAATCATTCTGCCCGTTGAACTTTCGAATAACCGACAGGAACCTGAGTG ATATCGGCACGATAATGCATGTCTCAGAGATGTCGCCGTTAAAAGGTTCTGTCTCTTGGACTGGTAAGCCGGTCTCGTATTATTTGCACGTAATCGATCGAACTAAATTAGAACGTTATTTCCACCGCTTAAAAAACAATAAACAAGGTGGCTTAGATGAAAACTCTGATTCTGTGATAAACAACACTGCCAGCAATAGTAGTAAGGTTTCTAATAGGAACGAAAGAGGTGACAGAGCCAAGAGAGACCTTTCGAGACAATTAGATAGCCCGAGTCATTCGGAACAGCAAGGAACGAATAGCGAGTCTGACCTGGACGACAGCGCTATTAAGAATCGCCGACAGACAAACAAGATGCGAAGGAAATTCACGAGAAAAGCCACGAACGGCATCACGAGAGCGCCAGCTAGAGGTAGACAGAGGGGACGAGGCGTTAAAAGAGCCAGACCGAAAAAGGCGATCAATATATCGGGATTGGATCTGTTACACAGTCAGACTTTGCTCAGCACATCACCTCAAGCTCTTGGGAAAAAGCCACCGCCTGCTCCTGGTTGTGTAGATCAACAGCTGTCTTCATTATCGCTTTCTTTACAGTCTCATTCCACCTCGGTACACGAGGAACTCAGTATACCACCCGCTCCGTCCGCGACTCCTTACGCCCTACAGATACTTCTGGACTTGTACAG GGACCAATTCATGCTTATGCTAGAATCGATGAGAACGCCCACTTACAAGGTATCCGTTAACACGGATatcgcgaaagaaagagaaagaaactcCAGGCTGCAATCAAGAGCGGCGCAGTTGGAGAAGCAAATCAAAGTTCTGATAGACGACAGCGTAGCTCTCTTAAAGGCGAGAATGACTGAGTTAGGTATCAATGCCACGTCACCTGGGGATCTGCTAGCGAAAGCCAAGGAGATAGTTTTAAGACATAAACAGCTACAAGCTAAAGCGAGTAAATTACAAGCGCAAGTCGCGTCGATGGAATCGGAACAAAGCAGACTAGTGGCGCTTAGACATCAAGAGTTGCAGGACAAATATAATGGCCACGCGGGTGCGAATGGCATACCAAGCCCACCCCAATCGCTCACTCAAGATTAtatattgaaagaaatttccGCTACCCTGTCTCAGCGTAAACGATTACACTCTCAA GTTTCGAAACTCGAGCACGAACTTAACGTACTGGAAAGGACAAGCAATGAGAAGCAAGCAATTGCTATCGCTCAGCAGCAGAGGGACGCGATCGGAAGTAAACATTCGCAGAATCCGCAGAGTGGGAAAACGGCAACGACGCGAAAGAGCAGGGAAAGTCGCTCGAAGGAATGGCCGGACGTTCCCGATATCGGAAAGATACAGGAGAATAATCCAGAAATATTAGCGCAGAAGATCCTGGAAACGGGACGGCAAATTGAGGCGGGTCGCAAACAACCGACAAACAGGCAGAGTACGAGCGGCAACAGTAGTAGTTCCAGAACCAGATTACCGCAGGCCTCCCTCAGTTTCTCCGGTACATCAGCCTCGATTTCGTCCACGCAGCCAATACAAGCAGCCAATAAAGATGTACCGAGTAGAACCACCAGCATGCAGGAACCACCCAGAGTCGCGAATTTCGAGGATCGCCTGAAGAGCATTATCACGAGCGTGCTGAACGAGGACcaacaaaatagaaataagCAACAGCAGTTGCAGCAACCGCAGGTACAGTTGCAAACGCCAGTCACAGCTCCGTCAGCGGAGTCCGAGAGAAAACGCTCTTTGCAGAATGTTCCCACTCCTGATTACACTCAG GTCTCACCCGCGAAGCTAGCTCTCCGCCGTCATCTCTCGCAGGAACGTATCTCGTCGTCTCACCTGGACAGACCTGGACAGACCGAGTCTAGACAATCGTCGAGTCACGACAATCGTCTTGTGGCAGGCGGAAGCGGATTACTCGGCACTAGGACCATCGGCGATCTCGTCAGTGGGGAAATAGAGAGGACTCTGGAGATATCGAATCAGTCTATAATAAACGTCGACATGAGCGCGATCATGAGACCCGAGACTGTCTACTCTCCCATCAGCAGGCCGGCCAGTGCCGAGGGAGACGCCGGTTTATCAACGTTGGCGCATGTAGCTAGTTACGTGCCCACCTCTTCGGGAGCTTCTACCTCCACACCCACGACCAACTCGAGATCGTCCGTGCTCTTTACTCCAGTAACGCAATCGCAAAG ATACACCCCGGTTCAGTTGCCGCGAGCAGACATTAAACCTTATCACGAGTCCTACTTCTCGGACAATCCCTCTCAGTCGCTCGCGTCGCCCTATCCGGCGACACCGTCTCTGCACTCGTCTCAAAACACGTCAAACGGGGAATTGTTACCTGTAGAGGGGCTCGCGGCGTCGTTGCACGCTCGAATATTGAACAATCATAGTAATAGCGGTAAAGCTGAATCAGCACTCGCCAACAACAGAAG ATTTCAGCCGTATCCGCGATACACGACAAACAGCAATAGTAATAGCAATGCGACGAGCAACGCCGTAACGGCGATCTGTCAGTCGCAACCTTCGGTCTCAGTAAAAACGGAAGCGGTTGTATCGTCGGTAAGCACGAGCGGAGCACCTCTGAGTCCCCTCGTGGAACCGCATTCCAATACGTCGACGCCGTTGGTCGATGAACCCCAGATGACGACGCAAAGGCAACGAAACGCTGTTGGAGATGACG ATGGAGAAGCTGATTGGCAAGATCGCATTAATTCGGGATTTGATCGCTTGGTCGCGTTTGCTTCCACAGAATTGGATAAACGTAGACGATCGACAGAAGGTGTAAACACGAGTCCCGATAGCGGATTAGGCTCGGATAGCGCGGTAACGGGGCCACCACCGGTAGTACCTTCACCAGATGAAGCGCTAGGACCGCCGCGAACGCCCTCCCCGACCAGTCCCCGTCCTGCGAATCCATCCAACAGTAATCCTCCGAGTAGCGCGTCCGGCGCCTCGGTACCCTTGAAATATCAGCGACAGCCGGACCCCGAACGGCATCACTTCAAGAAGAAGTTTTTTCATCGCGACTGGAATAACTCAGCGAGCACTAGCAAGTTTCGTCCCAAGGGCAAGGACTGGGATTGGAATCATTCCGGGCAGTGGCCTTCGAACGACGAGCAATCCTAA
- the LOC105280498 gene encoding histone-lysine N-methyltransferase, H3 lysine-79 specific isoform X2, protein MELRLHSPAGAEPIVYQWPLTSGSGSAPSCAHVKRHVSQDRHDGALDVIETMRWVCEDLPDLKLPLENNILCNYDPRDYESMKSLCDRFNRAIDSLVQLEKGTSLPSQRLNKRPSRGLLRHILQQTYNQAVVEPDKLNQYEPFSPEVYGETSYELVCQMIDQIDVTDDDVFVDLGSGVGQVVLQMAAATLCKICIGVERADVPSAYAQSMEVNFRKWLNWYGKRCGNYRLVKGDFLADEHRESITGATIVFVNNFAFGPTVDHQLKERFADLRDGARIVSSKSFCPLNFRITDRNLSDIGTIMHVSEMSPLKGSVSWTGKPVSYYLHVIDRTKLERYFHRLKNNKQGGLDENSDSVINNTASNSSKVSNRNERGDRAKRDLSRQLDSPSHSEQQGTNSESDLDDSAIKNRRQTNKMRRKFTRKATNGITRAPARGRQRGRGVKRARPKKAINISGLDLLHSQTLLSTSPQALGKKPPPAPGCVDQQLSSLSLSLQSHSTSVHEELSIPPAPSATPYALQILLDLYRDQFMLMLESMRTPTYKVSVNTDIAKERERNSRLQSRAAQLEKQIKVLIDDSVALLKARMTELGINATSPGDLLAKAKEIVLRHKQLQAKASKLQAQVASMESEQSRLVALRHQELQDKYNGHAGANGIPSPPQSLTQDYILKEISATLSQRKRLHSQVSKLEHELNVLERTSNEKQAIAIAQQQRDAIGSKHSQNPQSGKTATTRKSRESRSKEWPDVPDIGKIQENNPEILAQKILETGRQIEAGRKQPTNRQSTSGNSSSSRTRLPQASLSFSGTSASISSTQPIQAANKDVPSRTTSMQEPPRVANFEDRLKSIITSVLNEDQQNRNKQQQLQQPQVQLQTPVTAPSAESERKRSLQNVPTPDYTQVSPAKLALRRHLSQERISSSHLDRPGQTESRQSSSHDNRLVAGGSGLLGTRTIGDLVSGEIERTLEISNQSIINVDMSAIMRPETVYSPISRPASAEGDAGLSTLAHVASYVPTSSGASTSTPTTNSRSSVLFTPVTQSQRYTPVQLPRADIKPYHESYFSDNPSQSLASPYPATPSLHSSQNTSNGELLPVEGLAASLHARILNNHSNSGKAESALANNRRFQPYPRYTTNSNSNSNATSNAVTAICQSQPSVSVKTEAVVSSVSTSGAPLSPLVEPHSNTSTPLVDEPQMTTQRQRNAVGDDDGEADWQDRINSGFDRLVAFASTELDKRRRSTEGVNTSPDSGLGSDSAVTGPPPVVPSPDEALGPPRTPSPTSPRPANPSNSNPPSSASGASVPLKYQRQPDPERHHFKKKFFHRDWNNSASTSKFRPKGKDWDWNHSGQWPSNDEQS, encoded by the exons ATGGAGCTGCGTTTGCACTCACCAGCGGGAGCGGAACCGATAGTGTACCAGTGGCCTCTCACGTCCGGATCCGGATCT GCACCGAGTTGTGCTCATGTTAAACGTCATGTTTCGCAGGACCGTCACGATGGAGCACTGGACGTTATCGAGACAATGCGATGGGTCTGCGAAGATCTGCCAGATCTAAAATTACCCTTGGAGAACAATATTCTTTGTAACTATGATCCGAGAGATTACGAAAGTATGAAAAGCCTGTGTGACAGATTCAACAGAGCTATCGATAGCTTAGTGCAATTG GAGAAAGGCACTAGTTTACCATCGCAGAGATTAAATAAGAGACCTAGTAGAGGTTTACTTCGTCATATACTCCAACAAACTTATAATCAAGCAGTGGTCGAACCAGACAAGTTAAATCAATACGAGCCATTTTCACCGGAGGTTTATGGCGAAACGAGTTACGAGCTTGTATGTCAGATGATCGACCAAATCGATGTGACGGATGACGATGTTTTTGTTGATCTAGGCTCAGGAGTTGGTCAAGTGGTGCTTCagatggcagctgcaactttaTGTAAGATTTGCATTGGCGTTGAGAGAGCTGATGTGCCATCAGCATATGCACAG AGTATGGAAGTGAACTTTCGAAAGTGGCTGAACTGGTATGGGAAACGATGTGGGAACTACCGTCTGGTAAAGGGTGACTTCTTAGCAGACGAACATCGCGAAAGTATCACTGGAGCTACGATAGTATTCgtgaataattttgcatttggTCCGACAGTGGATCATCAATTAAAGGAACGCTTCGCCGATTTACGGGACGGCGCGCGTATAGTATCGTCGAAATCATTCTGCCCGTTGAACTTTCGAATAACCGACAGGAACCTGAGTG ATATCGGCACGATAATGCATGTCTCAGAGATGTCGCCGTTAAAAGGTTCTGTCTCTTGGACTGGTAAGCCGGTCTCGTATTATTTGCACGTAATCGATCGAACTAAATTAGAACGTTATTTCCACCGCTTAAAAAACAATAAACAAGGTGGCTTAGATGAAAACTCTGATTCTGTGATAAACAACACTGCCAGCAATAGTAGTAAGGTTTCTAATAGGAACGAAAGAGGTGACAGAGCCAAGAGAGACCTTTCGAGACAATTAGATAGCCCGAGTCATTCGGAACAGCAAGGAACGAATAGCGAGTCTGACCTGGACGACAGCGCTATTAAGAATCGCCGACAGACAAACAAGATGCGAAGGAAATTCACGAGAAAAGCCACGAACGGCATCACGAGAGCGCCAGCTAGAGGTAGACAGAGGGGACGAGGCGTTAAAAGAGCCAGACCGAAAAAGGCGATCAATATATCGGGATTGGATCTGTTACACAGTCAGACTTTGCTCAGCACATCACCTCAAGCTCTTGGGAAAAAGCCACCGCCTGCTCCTGGTTGTGTAGATCAACAGCTGTCTTCATTATCGCTTTCTTTACAGTCTCATTCCACCTCGGTACACGAGGAACTCAGTATACCACCCGCTCCGTCCGCGACTCCTTACGCCCTACAGATACTTCTGGACTTGTACAG GGACCAATTCATGCTTATGCTAGAATCGATGAGAACGCCCACTTACAAGGTATCCGTTAACACGGATatcgcgaaagaaagagaaagaaactcCAGGCTGCAATCAAGAGCGGCGCAGTTGGAGAAGCAAATCAAAGTTCTGATAGACGACAGCGTAGCTCTCTTAAAGGCGAGAATGACTGAGTTAGGTATCAATGCCACGTCACCTGGGGATCTGCTAGCGAAAGCCAAGGAGATAGTTTTAAGACATAAACAGCTACAAGCTAAAGCGAGTAAATTACAAGCGCAAGTCGCGTCGATGGAATCGGAACAAAGCAGACTAGTGGCGCTTAGACATCAAGAGTTGCAGGACAAATATAATGGCCACGCGGGTGCGAATGGCATACCAAGCCCACCCCAATCGCTCACTCAAGATTAtatattgaaagaaatttccGCTACCCTGTCTCAGCGTAAACGATTACACTCTCAA GTTTCGAAACTCGAGCACGAACTTAACGTACTGGAAAGGACAAGCAATGAGAAGCAAGCAATTGCTATCGCTCAGCAGCAGAGGGACGCGATCGGAAGTAAACATTCGCAGAATCCGCAGAGTGGGAAAACGGCAACGACGCGAAAGAGCAGGGAAAGTCGCTCGAAGGAATGGCCGGACGTTCCCGATATCGGAAAGATACAGGAGAATAATCCAGAAATATTAGCGCAGAAGATCCTGGAAACGGGACGGCAAATTGAGGCGGGTCGCAAACAACCGACAAACAGGCAGAGTACGAGCGGCAACAGTAGTAGTTCCAGAACCAGATTACCGCAGGCCTCCCTCAGTTTCTCCGGTACATCAGCCTCGATTTCGTCCACGCAGCCAATACAAGCAGCCAATAAAGATGTACCGAGTAGAACCACCAGCATGCAGGAACCACCCAGAGTCGCGAATTTCGAGGATCGCCTGAAGAGCATTATCACGAGCGTGCTGAACGAGGACcaacaaaatagaaataagCAACAGCAGTTGCAGCAACCGCAGGTACAGTTGCAAACGCCAGTCACAGCTCCGTCAGCGGAGTCCGAGAGAAAACGCTCTTTGCAGAATGTTCCCACTCCTGATTACACTCAG GTCTCACCCGCGAAGCTAGCTCTCCGCCGTCATCTCTCGCAGGAACGTATCTCGTCGTCTCACCTGGACAGACCTGGACAGACCGAGTCTAGACAATCGTCGAGTCACGACAATCGTCTTGTGGCAGGCGGAAGCGGATTACTCGGCACTAGGACCATCGGCGATCTCGTCAGTGGGGAAATAGAGAGGACTCTGGAGATATCGAATCAGTCTATAATAAACGTCGACATGAGCGCGATCATGAGACCCGAGACTGTCTACTCTCCCATCAGCAGGCCGGCCAGTGCCGAGGGAGACGCCGGTTTATCAACGTTGGCGCATGTAGCTAGTTACGTGCCCACCTCTTCGGGAGCTTCTACCTCCACACCCACGACCAACTCGAGATCGTCCGTGCTCTTTACTCCAGTAACGCAATCGCAAAG ATACACCCCGGTTCAGTTGCCGCGAGCAGACATTAAACCTTATCACGAGTCCTACTTCTCGGACAATCCCTCTCAGTCGCTCGCGTCGCCCTATCCGGCGACACCGTCTCTGCACTCGTCTCAAAACACGTCAAACGGGGAATTGTTACCTGTAGAGGGGCTCGCGGCGTCGTTGCACGCTCGAATATTGAACAATCATAGTAATAGCGGTAAAGCTGAATCAGCACTCGCCAACAACAGAAG ATTTCAGCCGTATCCGCGATACACGACAAACAGCAATAGTAATAGCAATGCGACGAGCAACGCCGTAACGGCGATCTGTCAGTCGCAACCTTCGGTCTCAGTAAAAACGGAAGCGGTTGTATCGTCGGTAAGCACGAGCGGAGCACCTCTGAGTCCCCTCGTGGAACCGCATTCCAATACGTCGACGCCGTTGGTCGATGAACCCCAGATGACGACGCAAAGGCAACGAAACGCTGTTGGAGATGACG ATGGAGAAGCTGATTGGCAAGATCGCATTAATTCGGGATTTGATCGCTTGGTCGCGTTTGCTTCCACAGAATTGGATAAACGTAGACGATCGACAGAAGGTGTAAACACGAGTCCCGATAGCGGATTAGGCTCGGATAGCGCGGTAACGGGGCCACCACCGGTAGTACCTTCACCAGATGAAGCGCTAGGACCGCCGCGAACGCCCTCCCCGACCAGTCCCCGTCCTGCGAATCCATCCAACAGTAATCCTCCGAGTAGCGCGTCCGGCGCCTCGGTACCCTTGAAATATCAGCGACAGCCGGACCCCGAACGGCATCACTTCAAGAAGAAGTTTTTTCATCGCGACTGGAATAACTCAGCGAGCACTAGCAAGTTTCGTCCCAAGGGCAAGGACTGGGATTGGAATCATTCCGGGCAGTGGCCTTCGAACGACGAGCAATCCTAA